In a genomic window of Meleagris gallopavo isolate NT-WF06-2002-E0010 breed Aviagen turkey brand Nicholas breeding stock chromosome 1, Turkey_5.1, whole genome shotgun sequence:
- the SULT1C4 gene encoding sulfotransferase 1C4 → MALDKMKNLSLDDDMLRSEMGEVQGIPVTKPICTIWDQVWNFKARPDDLLIATYAKAGTTWTQEIVDMIEQNGDIEKCRRASTYKRHPFLEWYIPDSSSLGYSGLKLAEAMPSPRTMKTHLPVQLVPPSFWEQNCKIIYVARNAKDNLVSYYHFHRMNKVLPDPGTIEEFTEKFMSGEVLWGSWYDHVKGWWKAKDKHRILYLFYEDMKENPEREIQKIMKFLEKDLDDKVLNKIIYNTSFEIMKDNPMANYTRDFVGIMDHSVSPFMRKGAVGDWKNYFTVALNKKFDQDYKKKMADTSLVFRTEL, encoded by the exons ATGGCCCtggataaaatgaaaaatttgagTCTGGATGATGATATGCTTCGATCTGAAATGGGTGAAGTGCAAGGTATTCCTGTCACGAAACCAATATGCACCATATGGGATCAAGTGTGGAACTTCAAAGCCAGACCTGATGATCTGCTCATTGCAACATATGCAAAAGCAG gtACTACGTGGACACAAGAGATAGTGGATATGATTGAACAAAATGGAGACATTGAGAAGTGTAGACGTGCCAGTACTTACAAACGCCATCCTTTCCTTGAGTGGTATATCCCAGATTCTTCATCTCTCGGATACTCAG GCCTGAAGTTAGCTGAAGCAATGCCTTCTCCACGAACAATGAAAACTcatctccctgtgcagctggTGCCTCCCTCCTTCTGGGAACAAAACTGCAAG ATCATCTATGTGgcaagaaatgcaaaagacAACCTGGTGTCATACTACCATTTCCACAGGATGAATAAAGTATTGCCTGACCCAGGAACCATCGAGGAGTTCACAGAGAAATTCATGAGTGGAGAAG TGCTCTGGGGTTCCTGGTATGACCATGTAAAAGGATGGTGGAAGGCAAAAGACAAGCACCGTATTCTCtacctcttctatgaagataTGAAAGAG aatccagagagagaaattcagaagattATGAAGTTTTTGGAGAAGGACTTAGATGACAAGGTTCTCAACAAGATAATATATAATACCTCATTTGAGATAATGAAAGACAATCCCATGGCAAACTACACTAGGGATTTTGTGGGAATAATGGATCACTCAGTTTCCCCATTCATGAGAAAAG gaGCTGTTGGAGACTGGAAGAATTATTTCACTGTGGCACTGAATAAGAAATTTGATCAGGATTATAAGAAGAAAATGGCTGATACCTCTCTCGTTTTTCGCACGGAACTGTGA